From a region of the Lactuca sativa cultivar Salinas chromosome 4, Lsat_Salinas_v11, whole genome shotgun sequence genome:
- the LOC111888484 gene encoding myb-related protein 306, with product MGRPPCCDKIGVKKGPWTPEEDITLVSYIQQNGPGNWRSVPTNTGLLRCSKSCRLRWTNYLRPGIKRGNFTEQEEKMIIHLQALLGNRWAAIASYLPQRTDNDIKNYWNTHLKKKLDKLHEDTDQETHHPHHGCHSSSSSSYETTMYKGQWERRLQTDIHMAKQALCDALSIDNKTINLPVSSSATTSGKSESVIPSSNQSTATYASSAENIARLLPDWMKCSKKSPQTNSESIETKQTQSSVIYQQLTSPPSEGYDNSVQFSNSNNMIHNNQINNYYSNYSNSDISQSVSPETSRFQDESKPSMENQMPPLSLLEKWLFDEASTQGDLMNISLEESDDFF from the exons ATGGGAAGACCACCTTGCTGCGATAAGATAGGCGTGAAGAAAGGTCCATGGACCCCAGAAGAAGATATAACCCTAGTCTCTTATATTCAACAAAATGGTCCGGGCAATTGGAGATCTGTTCCTACTAATACTG GTTTGCTAAGATGCAGCAAGAGTTGTAGACTGCGTTGGACCAATTATCTTCGGCCTGGAATCAAACGTGGCAACTTCACCGAGCAAGAGGAGAAGATGATTATCCATCTTCAAGCCCTTCTTGGCAATAG ATGGGCAGCAATAGCTTCTTATCTTCCACAAAGAACCGACAACGATATCAAGAATTACTGGAATACCCATCTAAAGAAGAAGCTCGACAAGCTCCATGAAGACACTGATCAAGAAACCCACCATCCTCATCATGGGTGTcactcatcgtcatcatcatcatatgAAACCACCATGTACAAAGGTCAATGGGAAAGAAGGCTCCAAACTGATATACACATGGCGAAACAAGCCCTTTGTGATGCTCTATCTATTGACAACAAAACCATTAATCTACCTGTATCATCTTCAGCCACTACTTCAGGGAAATCTGAATCGGTGATACCCTCATCGAATCAATCCACAGCTACTTATGCTTCTAGTGCTGAGAACATTGCACGATTGCTTCCAGACTGGATGAAATGTTCCAAGAAATCTCCACAGACAAACTCTGAAAGCATCGAGACAAAGCAGACCCAGAGTTCCGTGATCTACCAGCAGTTAACAAGTCCTCCAAGTGAAGGATATGACAACTCCGTGCAATTTAGCAACAGCAACAACATGATCCACAACAATCAAATAAACAACTACTACTCGAATTACAGCAATTCTGATATTTCTCAATCGGTTTCCCCTGAAACAAGTAGGTTCCAAGATGAAAGTAAACCAAGCATGGAAAATCAAATGCCCCCTCTTAGTTTGTTAGAGAAATGGCTTTTTGATGAGGCTTCTACCCAAGGTGACCTTATGAATATATCTTTAGAAGAAAGTGATGACTTCTTTTAG